The Octadecabacter arcticus 238 genomic sequence AGCCATACCAAATTTTATCACCGGTTTCACGTCGTCTGGACAACAAAATACCGATACAAAGTTATGCGCGGTGAGATGCGTGAGCGTATCCGTGAAATCATTATCCAAACATGCCAAGAACTTGGCGTGCATATTGAGAAGGGCGTATTGTCGACCGATCACGTCCACATGTTCATATCGGTCCCGCCTCAGATAGCATTGTCAAAGGTGATGATGCGGATCAAGGGACGCTCGTCTTATAAGATACAGCGCGAGTTTCCCGAACTGCGCAAACGGTACTGGGGCCAGCGGTTTTGGGCTCGCGGATTTTTCTCAACAACCAGCGGCAATGTCACTGACGCTGTCATACTTCAGTATCTTGAATTACATTCAAAAAGGGAACCTACCGGCGTCAGCCGGTAGTCGTTCAGTTTGCCTGCAGCAAGATAATCCTGCCACTTCCGTGGCTCACTTTTGCACTGCCGTTCTCACCCGTTGTCAAACTGGCGCAACATGTCCGCTTGTTGTGACGTCGGTAGACGCCGCATCGTGCTTCAATTGGCTTCGCCTACCCACGACTTTAGATGTGCGGAATCTTGCGCCCTTTGGACAACTCGCTTGCTGAACCGACCAGCGCTTCGGCATCAATGCGGAAGTGGCGGTATAGGTCAGCAATGGTTCCAGTTTGTCCGAAGTGTTCGACACCATGCGAGATTGTCCGATGCCCCCAAACACCACCAAGCCATGACAGCGTGGCGGGATGCCCGTCGATAACGGTGATCAGAACGCAGTTGCGTGGCAAGTCTTGCAGTAGGGTCTCGATGTGAGAAACGGCGTTTTTGGTGCCATTCGCACGCGCCCTCTGCGCCGCTGTCCAGCCTGCGTTCAAACGATCAGCCGAGGTCACGGCGAGGACACCGACATCGCGTCGACCTTGGCTGATCATGCCTGCTGCTTTGATTGCTTCAGGAGCCACAGCGCCTTGGTATGCGATTATAACCTCACAGTTTGGTCCCGGTTCGCGTAGCCAGTATGCTCCGTCTATTGCGCCCTGGCGGAAGGCGTCGTCGACGCGTCTTCCGGGTTGCTCGATCGGGTTGGTCGTGAGACGCAAATAGACAGATCCGCCGGTTTCATCGCGCAGCCAAGTACGCTCGTCTGGATCGCTTTCACCGTCTTTTTGCAGGTGGTTGAACGACCATTCCATGATGACGGCCAACTCGTCTGCAAAGGCGGGTTCGAACGCGGCGAGCCCGTCCTGTGACATGCCAATCAGCGGGGAAGCGATGGATTGGTGCGCACCGCCTTCATATGCCAACGTTACGCCCGACGGTGTGCCGACGATCATAAAGCGGGCGTCTTGATAGCAGGCGTAATTCAACGCATCCAATCCACGCGACACGAATGGATCATAGACGGTGCCGATGGGGATCAGACGTTTACCGAACACCGAATGTGACAGGCCAGCGGCGGCCAGAAGCAGGAACAAGTTCATCTCTGCGATGCCCAGTTCGATGTGCTGGCCGTCTGGTGTGAACTCCCATTTCGCAGTGGATGGGATGTTTTCGGCCTTGAACGTGTCCTCCTGGTGATCGCGCGCGAACAGTTTGCGGCGGTTCACCCACGGGCCAAGGTTGGTTGTGCCTGTCACGTCAGGCGAAGTGGTTACGATGCGTTCGGCAAGCTGGCTGTCGCCTTTGGACAGATTGTCGAGGATTTTACCAAACGCCATCTGCGTCGAGATTTCGCGATCAGTGGCCAACTGGATGGTCGGTACATCAATAACTTCGTCGGTATATCGCCGCGGGCCCTTAGCGAAAAACGGCGCCTTTGCCAGCTCGGCCTCGAACGCGGCAGGGTCAGAAATGGTCGCAAATTTGTCCCATTCATGGCCCTTCGCTACGCCCATATAATCTTGCCACTCACCCATCTGGGTCTTGTTCATCAACCCGCCGTGGTTGTCTTTGTGGCCTGCAATCGGCGTACCCCAACCTTTGATCGTATAGGCCAAGAAGCAAACGGGGCGGTCGTGATCGATCGCAGCAAACGTGTCAGCCATCGTTTGCACGCAGTTGCCGCCAAGGTTCTCCATCAACTCGGCAAGCTCTGCATCGCTGCGCCTTTCAATCAACGCCGAGACATCGCCCTGATCCCCAAGCGCATCCATCAGGCGTTCGCGCCAAACGGCCCCCCCCATAAACGTCAACGCGGAATACAATTGGTTCGGACAATTATCGATCCACTGGCGTAGTTTGTCACCGCCCGATTCATCAAACGCTGCGCGTTGAAGGTGGCCGTATTTGACCCGCACGACATCCCACCCGAAGGCATCGAAAATCTGCTCAACACGCTTAAACAAGCCCTCGCGGACAACGCCGTCAAGCGATTGACGGTTATAGTCGATAATCCACCAGCAATTGCGCAGACCGTTTTTCCAGCCCTCTTGCAGGGCCTCGTAGATATTGCCTTCGTCCAGTTCCGCATCCCCAACAAGCGCGATCATCCGGCCCATTTTTTGGTCAGCACCCCATGACTTGGCCTGAATGTAATCCTGCACAATTGAAGCAAACGACGTCACCGCAACCCCAAGCCCAACCGAGCCTGTCGAAAAATCCACATCGTCAATGTCCTTGGTCCGCGATGGATAGCTTTGTACGCCACCGTAGCCCCGAAAGTTCTCCATCTTCTCGCGCGTCTGGTTGCCCATCAGATACTGAATCGCATGGAAAACCGGTGAAGCGTGCGGCTTGACGGCGACGCGATCCTCTGGTCGCAACGTCTGGAAATACAGCGCCGTCATAATCGACACCATCGACGCGGATGACGCCTGATGCCCACCGACTTTGATGCCATCCGCCTTGGGCCGAATGTGGTTAGCATTGTGGATCATCCAGTGGGACAGCCAAAGTAGGCGCTGCTCAATAGTTTTTAGATGGTTTTCAGACATTAAAATGGCCTTTGGTGCTTAGAAAAAACAGAAAGGTAACCAGACGGCATTGTCAAGTTGTCGGCGATCTTCGCAACGATAGCCGGGGCGCTAGATCTCAAGCAGCCTTAAGCTCACGCGTGATGTCGTCCCAAATCCAATGGGCATCGGCTCTCGTCTGGCGATAGGCAGCTGCTGAAAGGGTGTGTCGGTGCGGGTGGAAGCGAGCGGAAGACGGTTTGGACCTGATCATGAACGGAAAGAAATCGCTGGGCTTGTCTCGGCGATTTGAACCTCCCCATGATCTTTTCTCGCCGTCGGGTCGGTCTGTGTGACCCTTCGGATCGATTGTTGAGACCCTTATGGCTGCGATGCTCTATTCCCGGAGTAAGCTCCTTCAAGGCGGCGCCATAGCTTCGGAGTTTATTGGTGACGATCACCCGTGGCTCACCAAATGCCTTGAATAGTTTGTGGAAGAACCGAATGGCGGCCCGTTTATTGCGCCGAGACTGCACGAGGATGTCCAGCACATCGCCTTTGCTGTCGACAGCGCGCCACAGCCAATACTTCTTACCATTTATCGGAATGACGACTTCGTCCAAGTGCCATTTGTCCGCCACTTTAGGTCGATCTTGGCGGATCACCTTGGCATATTGTAACCTTAATTTCGCAACCCAAGCGCGGATGGTCTCGTAGCTGACCACCACACCGCGTGCGGCTAACAGATCCTCAGCATCGCGCAAACTCATGGGAAATCGATGATAGGCCCAGACGGCGTATAAGATAATCTCAGGTGGGAAACGGTGGCCTGAAAAGGCACCAGATTGCTTGGGTTTGGTCATGTGCCCACGTACCGGCTTTCGAGATGTCCCGCAACCTGACGATGCCTTTCTACTTGTGTTCGTTCATCAGAGGGAGGGTTGGCAGCAGTGCATCAATCGCCGACCTAACGTCGTCGAGCATCGGCGAGGCATCTTTTTCACGCTTCCAGAGCGATGCAAAGTCGCTGGCGGTTTCTCGCGCGACATCAAGAACCATTTTTTTGGGTAACGCTGCTTTCGCAGCAAGATGGGAGATTTCATCTTCATCAAAGGCAGCAAAATCTCGAACACGACTGTAGTTAAGGGCGAAGCTGTCACCTTTAATGTAAGGGACTGTTGATACAAAATCATAGGCTGGCGAAAGGGCGGCGCTGCGTCGATCAGGGTAGATCAGCGACCAGTTCTTAAGATGCATGTCCCCGTTGCCAATCAACGTGCTGAACGTCAGGCGACGTATGAACTCACGGATGTCTTCATCCGATCCTTCCGCCGCGATGACAGCAGCAATATTTCGCATGCTCGCCTTCTTATATTTATCTTCGCCATAGACGCCAAAGACTTGAGCGAAGTCTTCTATATGCACGCGCTCTCCGCTGGGGTGCCGGTCAAAGCGTTCGATCACGAAGGCCTTGGTTCCAAAGCGATCAGTGCCGTCAGGCAGATTTGCGATACTGTCGATATCGACCAGATCAATGCGAGGCACGTCCATGCCGAGCATTTTGGCCAGCCGCATCATTGAAAATTCGTTTTCAGGGACACCCATGTATTCCCGTGATGGCAGTTTGACGATCCAATCACCGCCAATGCCCGACGCGGGAATAGTCAGCCCGCCGCTTGCGCCCTCAATGGCTGAGAATTTCAATTGAACACCGGCGAGAGAGAACCGAAGCATGTTGTCTTTTGATTTTGGCGCGTCTTCGCCATCCACATGCGCGGCCTCTGGTGGCCAGATTTCGCCGTCCGCCGGTTTGATTGTTATCGCGCCAGGAAGGTCGCGCCCTAACGCCCAAAGCAAAAAGAATTCGCGCTCGGCATTAACCCCTGCTTGCTCTGCGAGGTACTTGCGCAAGTGACCCTCAGGCAAGACGTTTGAAAAAAACGGCATGACCTGTTTTTGGACAGGCTTAAATTCGGTGCGCAACTCGCCAAACTCATCCTTGAAAAACAGACCGAGTGTCGAGCGGTCAGGGTTTTCGATATACTCTTCGTTGAACGCGAACAGACTGCGATCCCCCGCGACGCGTGTCAGCGTTCCGATGTTTTCACCATAAAGCTCAACATTTAGCACAGATACATCAGCCATCACTGTCATCCTCGTCTAGACTGTAGGCCGGTCTACTGGTCGGCTCATCGATCATGTGTGATGGTAGACTATGCGCCAACATGTTGCGGAGACGTTGAGCATCTTTGGCGATTTTTTCGAGGCCCTTGAGCCCTCCAGAATTCTCGACAGCTTCAAGTGCGCTTCGCATATTTTTGATTGCTTCAGTTTCCTGCAAGATGTTGCGGAAGTTGTTCATTTCTTGAAACTGTCTTTGCAGCGTCTGCACCGCCGAGCTCTCATGCAAAGCCTTGGGCAATGTATCAAGAGCACGTTGCGCGCGCGCAAGCTCGCGCAGTGCATCATTGTTACTATGCGGCTTGTGACTGCCTGTACTGCGCACAATCGATCTGACTGCCGGTGCCGATTTTCGTGGTATCATCGTCAGTTCAAGGTCAAGTGCATGGGCAAGTGACGCAAGACTTGAGAGCCGCAGGTCAACTGCGTTGCTCTCAATCTTTGAGATATGCGATTGCGGTACGCCTGAGCGAGCGCTAAGCTCTCTTTGGCTTAACCCCTTATTTTCGCGCGCTGACTTCAGGGAAGCGGCGATGTTTTCGTTAGCATAACTCATATTCTGATCTACTTTCACACATCAAGAACGACTCTTGATATAGAATAATATATCATACCTTCAACACGCCAAGCAAGTCACGATCTATTATTATAGATCAAACGCCTGCACTTATAATGGAAACAAGTGTCCCGTGTCCGAGGACACAGGACGAAACCCCGCTGGCAGGATGCTCTCTAAAAGAGCGACATCTAACGCGATGGCGCGGTTGAGCTTGAAGTTGTCGCGTGAATAGAGGTGGCGCTCCGCGTTAAAATGGTTGTGAACAGAAGCGTGGACGGCGACGAATTTCTGTAAAGTTAGCATCCGCCTAAATCGCAGCATGGCCCGCTCTCTTCGCCTAAAGGATTGGTGGGAATTCTCGGCTCGATTGTTGAGCCAGCGGCCAGCTTCCTGTTTGTCCACATTGCCGATCATCTTCATCGCCGCACCATAGGAACCTAGCTTGTCGGTGACGAAGATATGTGCGCGACCATGGCGTTTTATGGTCTTCCTGAGGAATTTCAGGCTGCCTTGCGATCACGGCGCTTTGTGACAAAGCTTTCCAGGACTTCCGCTTCGTGATCCACAGCCCGCCAAAGGTAGTGCGTCTCGTCGTTGGTATTCACGAACACCTCGTCCAGGTGCCACTGCCAATTTGAATATGCGCGCATCTGGCTGACCCTTTTCTTGCGGATATCTGCGGCAAACAGCGGGCCAAATCTGTTCCACCAACGCCGCTCAGTTTTGTGGCTGATGTCGATACCGCGTTCGTGCAACAGATCCGCCACGTTCCGAAGCGAAAGCGGGACACGAACGTACATCATCACTGCCAAGCGGATGGTCTCAGGGCTCGTCTTGAAGTAGCGGAACGGGCTGCGTTTTGTCATCCCGAGACGCTAATTGCTCACCCTGCCCGCCTCAACAAGTTTTCTTCTGACAGTGCCGTCAGGCTGGTTGGGACAGTAGAAGAACCTCGAAGGTCACGCAGACCCTGTTCGAACCTGGGGCCAGATTTCCGGCGACGGCCGGGCCGTCAAAGCCCACGGCGATCACACCCTGACCCGTGCCGCCGGTCAGCAGGACCTCCGTTGCGTCATCTTCCAGTGCTGGCTGACCGTCCAACTGAGTGCCAACCAGGCTGCCCAGCCCCTTGACGGCCTTGACCGGCAGACCCGCGACTTCAGAGCACCTCACAAGACCTTCATCAATCAGCATGTTTGGTCGAATCGTCGCCAGCACCGCGTTTGGGTTATCGACCGGCCCAGTGGAAATTGGGCGAAACAGGGAGAACCCCGTCTCCGCGTCCGGCGTACTTTCCAGCAGCGCGCCGTCCAGTACCCAGACGTCGACCACGCGATCGATGGACAACACTGTTGCATCCGCCAGTAGATGACCCGCATGGCGGGTTCCGCTCTTCTCAGACCAAAGGCCATGAACATGGGCAAATGCCGCCCCGTCTCGCCGCCCCAAATGCGCGCCGGCCTGTAGTATGATAGCGTCTGTCAGCACCGTCTCGGCGCTGTACCAAGCCACGTGGCAGTCGTCCGGCGCAGGGGCGGGGCGGACGAATGTTAGCGTCTCGACCGGTAGATCGCCTAAATCGAACCAGGCGCCAGTCACGCCCACAGCATCGGTCATCGCCAGCAACAGCGTCGATCCCGCCTTCAGCGTCACACGCCGGTGCGTCGCCCTGCACGGCACCGTCGTGATCCGCTCCGCGGCAACCGGACCTGGGTGGATCAATGTCCGCGCCTCAGGCACCGGCAAGGTCCCCGCGCGCGACCAGCTCGGCACGGATAAGTTTCTTGGTGATCTTGCCATAGCCAGACTTCGGCATCTCTTCCCAGAACACGACAGCCTTCGGCATCTTGTAGCGAGGCACTTTCGTCCCCAACCACTCCAGCAAGGCGGCTGAATCGGGAGCATCGCCCCGCGCGACGCAGACGGCGATGCCGACCTCGCCCCATGTCGGGTCCGGCATCCCCAACACCGCACATTCGTTAATGGCGGGGTGCAACAGGATCTTCTCCTCGATTTCGCGCGGATAGATGTTGGACCCGCCCGAGATATACATGTCCGACGCCCGGTCGGTCAGGTAAAGGAAACCTTCCGCGTCCATGTGGCCGAGGTCGCCGGTCAGAAACCACCCGTCTCGGAACGCCGTGGCGTTGGCCTCAGAATTGTCATGGTAGCCAGCAAAGACGGCGGGGCCGATGACGGCGACCTCGCCCGTCTCGCCTGCCGCGACCTCGTGCCCGGCGGCGTTTTGCACCTGCACCTGCATCCCCGTCCGCGCAAAGCCGCAGGTACCGATACGCATGGCGGCGTCATCGGCAAAGTGATGGATCGGCGGCAGCACGGTGATGTTGCCCGTGACTTCGCCCAGCCCGAAGTACTGCACCAGGACAGGTCCTAATACGTCTAGCGCACGGACTTGATCGGCGCGGTACATCGGCGCACCGGCGTAGATCACATAGCGCAGGCTGGAATGGTCGTGATCGTGGACAGAGGGATGCTCAACCAGCAGCTTCACGATGGTCGGCACGGTAAAGGCATTGGTGACGCGCCACTGCGCAATCAGCCGCCAGACTTCGGCCGCCTCGAACTTCGTTCCCCCAGGAAGGATCGTCTTCACCCCGTGTGCGACCTGCGCAAGCTGGTGAATCCCCGCGCCATGGGACAACGGGGCGACTACGATGGAAGCATCCTCTGGTCCCGTTCCAGGCATCAGGTCGCACAGGTGGTTGGTCACTACGAAGGCCATCTGGCCATGGGTCAGCACCGCCGCCTTCGGCTTGCCGGTGGTGCCGGAGGTAAAGAAGAACCACGCCGGATCGTCGCGGTCCACGGTGGTGGCCGTGACTGTCGCATCCGCGTAAGCGGCGACGAGCGTGTCGTAGTCGTCATCGCCCGCACCGCCGATGGTCGCGGTGAAGGCGACCGCGTCACATGCAGCAATGTGGTCCGAGAACTCCGCCCCTGCCAGTAATCCTTTAGCCCCAGACGAGGCGGCGAGCCAGGCAACATCCTCCGGCGTTTGGCGAAAGTTGGCTGGCACCCAGACGCAACCGAGCTTCCAGCAAGCGAAGGCGGCCTCGAACATCTGGTTGCAGTTGGCGGACTGCACCAGCAGGCGGTCGCCCTTCCGCATCCCATAGCGGTCGCGCAGGGCGGCTGCAAAGGCGGTCGACCGCGCCTCCACTTCGGACCAGGTCCATTTCGCGTCGCCCCAGACGAGGCCGATGTCGTCCGGGTGCCGCCGAGAGGAGCCCGTCAGGAACTGCGACAAGTTCATCACGCGGGACGAAACTGGCTGCATCACGCGACCCTTTCGAGGATCGAGGCATAGGAGGCAACCGCCGCTCCGCCCATGTTGAACACGCCGACCAGCCGCGCATCGGGGATCTGCATTCCCCCCGCCTCGCCCATCAGCTGCATCGCGGCCATCACGTGCATCGACACGCCGGTCGCCCCGACGGGATGCCCCTTGGACTTCAACCCGCCCGAAGGGTTCACCGGCAACCGCCCGTCCTTGGTTGTCCATCCTTCGCGGATCGCCCGACCGCCCTGCCCCGGCTCCGCCAGCCCCATCGCCTCGTATTCCAGCAGTTCGGCGACCGTGAAGCAGTCGTGGGTTTCCACGAGGCTTAGGTCGTCGATGGTCACGCCGGCGGCGGCATAGGCCTGATCCCACGCCCGCCGTGCGCCGTCGAAGCGGGTAATATCGCGGCGCGAAAGGGCCAGCGGTTCGTTGGTATGGGTCCGCGCTCGGAAGCGGATCGCGCGATGCAGGTCCGCCGCGACCTCGGGTGCCGCCAGCACCAGTGCGGCCGCCCCGTCGGACACCAACGAACAATCCGTGCGCCGCAGGGGGCCGGCGACAAGGGGATTTTTTTCGGACACAGTGTTGCAGAAGTCCACGTCGAAATCGCGCTGCATGTGAGCGAAAGGGTTCTGCATCCCATTGTGGTGGTTTTTGGCAGCGATCATCGCCAGTTCTTCAGACCGGTCGCCGTAGCGCTGGAAATAACTACCCGCGATCTGTCCGAACAGTCCGGCAAACCCGCCGCGCACGCCGGATTCCTCGCGCCGGTAAGAGGCGCCGAGCAGGATGTCACCGACCTCCACCCCCGGCGTGGCGGTCATCTTCTCAGCCCCCACGACAAGCGCGATCTTGCCCCGCCCGCTGGCGATGAAATCCATCGCCCCGTTCAGCGCAGCGGACCCGGTGGCGCAGGCATTTTCATAACGGGTCGCCGGCACACGGGACAAAGCGTCGTTGCCCATGCCCACCAGCGCACCCTGAAAATCCTGATCCGAAAAGCCGTTGTTGAAGACACCGACAAAGATGCCATCGACGTCCTCCACCGCGACACCCGCATGGTCCAGCGCAGGGCCTGTGACCTCGGCCATGAGCGCCTCCGTGTCCGGCGCGTCGCTGCGGCCAAATGCGGTGTGGGCCCAGCCCACAATGTAGGGGTCTGTCATCTTGAGTCCTCCTGTAAGGCGGTCTGCGGCATCCGTCGCGCCAACCGTAATTCGATATCCCGTGCCTCGCTCGTTAGCAGGGCCGCAAGTTCGGCATCGCGGGGCGGTTGCAACCGGCTTTCAATCGCCGCGATGGACATGGCCCCAGCAACGGACCCGTCGGGGCGCCGCAAGGCTACGCCCACGCCCCAGCTTCCCGCCACGATCCGTCCAGGGTTCAACGCGAAACCCCGCGCTCGTGTCGTCGCCACGTCGCGTCGCAGCAGGTCCGCGTCATAGTTCGGGTAGTCCGCCGCCAGCCTACCGGCGTTGTCCACGAGCAGCACCTCGACCTCTGCATCCGGCAGCACGCTCAATATTGCGAGCGAGCCTGCCCCGATTCCAAGGGGATGCTGCGCGCCCGTCTCCAGCGCGTGAGTGCGGATCGGGAACGCCCCTTCTTCGCGGTGCAGGCAAACGGCGGAGGACCCGCGCCGCATATTGACGAAGGCCGTGTCGCCGCTCGCCTTGGCCAGCCGCACGACCGCATCTGCCGCGATTTCCAGAAGGCCATGGCGCGGCGTCGCCAGCGTGCCGAGGACATAACTTTCCTCGCCTAGATGATAGAGCCGCGTGGCACCGTCCTGTTCCACCAGCCCGCGCGCGATCAGCGCCAGCATCAGCCGCCGCACCGTGGGCTTGCCCAGACCGGAGGTCGCGATCAATTCCGACAGTGCCACACCGCGCCCACCGCCGTGGCCGGTGATCTGCAAAAGCGCCAGCGCACGATCCACCGCCTGGCTGCCACTGGCCGGGGTCGCATCATCAAGACTTTTCATAATATGGACCACCATTCCCTTAATCTGCAAGAATTTCTGAGCTTCACACAGAAGACCTGCGCATTCTTACTGCTAATGCAAAAATATCTTGCCCACTCCATAAATTTCTGTTCCACATTATGGCATATTGAAAGAGGAACCACCATGAAAATGACTACAAAGGCCACCTTGGCCGCCATGTTAGCCACAACTGTCCTGTCCGGCGCGGCTTATGCCGAAACCCTGCGCCTGTCGCACAATACCGGCGACACCACGACCTGGCACTTGGGGGCCGAGCGATTCGGCGAGCTTCTGGCCGAGAAAACAGACGGCGCCTACGACGTCCGCGTCTTTCCGAATGCCCAGCTCTCTGGCGGCGACCAGATGAAGCAGGCCGAAATGGTGGGACGCGGTGCGTTGGACATCGTCGTCACGTCCGCAATCAACGTGACGCCGCTGGTGCCCGAAATGGCCGTCTTCTCGCTGCCCTACCTCTACGCCAACTACGCGCAGGTCGATGCGACCACGCAGGGCGAGCCCGCCAAACTGCTGGAGGACATCCTGCGTGACAAGGGCATCGAAGTCCTGGCATGGGGCGAGAACGGTTTTCGTGAAGTCACCAACAACGTCCGCCCGATCACGTCCCCTGACGACATGAAGGGCCTGAACATGCGCGTCGCGGGTCCGATGTATATCGACGTGATGAACGCTCTCGGTGCCAATCCCCAGCAGATGCAATGGGGCGAGACGATGACCGCGCTTCAGCAGGGCGTCGTCGACGGTCAGGAAAACCCGATCGGCGCGGTCATCATCCCACAGCAGGTCTTCGAGGTGCAGAAATACCTGACGACCTGGCACTATTCCTACGACCCGATCTTCCTCGGCGTGTCCACCCAGCTCTGGGACGGTCTGGATGCGGAAATACAGGAGGAAATGCGCGCCGCCGCGACCGAAGCGATGGAATACCAGCGCGAAATCACCCGTGAGAGCACAGAGGACGGCGTCGCCTTCCTGCGTGAAAATGGGATGGAAGTCTACGAGCCGTCCGAAGACGAACTGGCCGCCTTCCGCACGGCGACCCAGCCCGCCTTCGATACATGGGCCGACAAGGTCGGCACCGAGATCGTTGGCAGCTTTCAAGACGCCATCGCCGCGACCCCGGCAAACTGAGCCCAACTGACGGAACACAACACCGGCGCGGCCTTCGGAAAGAGGCCGCGCCGGTGAGCGGAGGAGACGGCCATGCGCTTCGTGCTGAGAGAATTCGAGAAGATCGTCTGCGCCGCACTGTTCCTCGGCATGACGCTGCTGGGTTTCATCAACGTCGTGGTGCGCTATGCCACGCACTACTCCTTTGCCGCCTCCGAAGAAGTGCTGACAAACGGCTTTCTGCTGTTGACCGTCTTTGGTGCCGCTATCGCGGCACGACGTGGACAACATCTGGCCGTTACGCTGGTGCACGATGCGCTGCCGAAGCGGCTGGCACAGGCAGTCTTCATCCTATCGGTAATCCTGTCAGTCCTGCTGCTGGCCGCCTCCGCCTGGTTTTCCTGGGCCACGCTGATGAACCAGATCGACAGCGGCATCCGCAGCTATGCCCTCGGCCTACCGGCGTGGTGGTATCAGGTCGGGCTGCCCTTCGGCTTTGCCTTGATCATGATCCGCCATCTGCAGTACGTGGCCGAGACGTGGCACACCCCCCGCGCCGAACCGAAGGGGACGCCACGTGTCTGAATTCCTTAGCTTGGGTGCCGGCACCCAGATGATCGTCGGTTTCTTCCTGCTGATGGCCTTGCGGGTGCCCGTGGCCTTCGCACTCGGCCTGTCTGCGATGTACGCCATGTGGCAGATCGGATTCGGGTTCGAGCTTGCGGGCGACCTGATCGCAACAGG encodes the following:
- a CDS encoding DctP family TRAP transporter solute-binding subunit, translating into MKMTTKATLAAMLATTVLSGAAYAETLRLSHNTGDTTTWHLGAERFGELLAEKTDGAYDVRVFPNAQLSGGDQMKQAEMVGRGALDIVVTSAINVTPLVPEMAVFSLPYLYANYAQVDATTQGEPAKLLEDILRDKGIEVLAWGENGFREVTNNVRPITSPDDMKGLNMRVAGPMYIDVMNALGANPQQMQWGETMTALQQGVVDGQENPIGAVIIPQQVFEVQKYLTTWHYSYDPIFLGVSTQLWDGLDAEIQEEMRAAATEAMEYQREITRESTEDGVAFLRENGMEVYEPSEDELAAFRTATQPAFDTWADKVGTEIVGSFQDAIAATPAN
- a CDS encoding TRAP transporter small permease, which codes for MRFVLREFEKIVCAALFLGMTLLGFINVVVRYATHYSFAASEEVLTNGFLLLTVFGAAIAARRGQHLAVTLVHDALPKRLAQAVFILSVILSVLLLAASAWFSWATLMNQIDSGIRSYALGLPAWWYQVGLPFGFALIMIRHLQYVAETWHTPRAEPKGTPRV